A single region of the Brassica rapa cultivar Chiifu-401-42 chromosome A03, CAAS_Brap_v3.01, whole genome shotgun sequence genome encodes:
- the LOC103857951 gene encoding probable WRKY transcription factor 54, with translation MDSDSNNTKSIKRNVVDQLVEGYESATQLQLLLSHQQSNHHIDQTRIVSGDPDPVNELMDKILDSFHKTISVLDSFDQVANVSVVLEGSRNASCGDDSTPASCNGGDSGDSRKRLGVGKSKRGCYTRKKRSHTWTMEARRINEDIYAWRKYGQKQILNSKFPRSYFRCTHKPTQGCNATKQVQKHEQDPSLFQITYIGHHTCNVSDETQAKTEPLDLEIVMDSDNNKLAATISQDHVDPYIQEQGNDISSLIGVGASMVKEEDYNNGDQNKDYCEGSSTYSDLSLVWPDVMMSDDRQHHQNHFYHGEASTTTSYQFSFIDNDQFSSLFDSYCPYEGTSAI, from the exons ATGGACTCAGATAGTAACAATACCAAATCCATTAAGAGAAACGTTGTGGACCAACTTGTTGAAGGCTACGAATCCGCtactcagcttcagcttctCCTCTCTCATCAACAATCTAATCACCACATCGATCAGACTCGTATTGTTTCAGGAGATCCGGATCCAGTTAATGAGCTCATGGATAAGATCTTGGATTCTTTCCACAAAACCATATCGGTTCTTGATTCTTTTGACCAAGTCGCCAACGTCTCCGTCGTCCTTGAGGGTTCACGGAATGCTTCATGCGGCGATGATTCAACTCCGGCAAGTTGCAACGGTGGAGATTCGGGCGATAGTAGAAAGAGACTTGGAGTTGGTAAAAGTAAAAGAGGATGCTACACTAGAAA AAAGAGATCACATACTTGGACTATGGAAGCTAGAAGAATTAATGAAGATATATATGCTTGGAGGAAATATGGACAAAAGCAGATTCTTAACTCCAAGTTCCCAAG AAGTTATTTTAGATGCACACACAAGCCAACACAAGGATGCAATGCAACAAAGCAAGTTCAGAAACATGAGCAAGACCCTTCTTTGTTTCAAATCACTTACATTGGCCACCATACATGTAACGTTAGTGATGAAACACAAGCAAAGACCGAGCCTCTTGATCTCGAAATAGTCATGGATTCGGACAATAATAAATTGGCAGCAACCATTTCTCAGGACCATGTGGATCCATATATACAAGAGCAAGGGAACGACATCAGTAGCCTGATCGGAGTAGGCGCAAGCATGGTGAAGGAGGAGGATTATAACAATGGTGATCAGAATAAAGACTATTGTGAGGGTTCTTCCACATATAGTGATTTGTCATTGGTTTGGCCAGACGTGATGATGTCTGATGATCGTCAACATCATCAGAATCACTTCTATCACGGTGAAGCTAGTACTACTACTTCTTATCAATTCTCTTTCATTGACAACGATCAATTCTCCTCCTTGTTTGATTCCTACTGCCCTTACGAAGGAACAAGTGCTATATGA
- the LOC103857950 gene encoding WRKY transcription factor 55, which translates to MEEVMSIIFHGLKLVDELKSSLQEKSPESLSTSLDEITKTFDDAKERLKIVLVIRNSETTMNQVKPVISSCSDRMLMQIEPDLMHEYWLRYGGSTSSHGTEAVTQRQLMAVDGDGGRNLTATERSGGSGSGSSTPRQRRRKNEGEEQTVLVPALRSGNTDLPPDDSHTWRKYGQKEILHSKFPRAYYRCTHQKLYNCPAKKQVQRLNDDPFTFRVNYRGSHTCHIYSTAPTASAAAPTALITTTTTTSHPVDYGPFFDMAEAMMLGSGGIGANMDFIFPCNDPPHHHHCYRRSEDGDGDK; encoded by the exons ATGGAAGAGGTAATGTCAATTATTTTCCACGGATTGAAACTGGTTGATGAGCTTAAGTCAAGCTTACAGGAAAAGTCACCGGAATCTCTGTCCACCTCTCTCGACGAGATCACAAAGACATTTGATGATGCAAAAGAGCGGTTGAAGATAGTCCTTGTGATCAGGAACTCGGAGACCACAATGAACCAAGTCAAACCGGTGATCTCTTCTTGCTCAGACCGGATGCTAATGCAGATTGAACCGGATCTGATGCATGAGTATTGGTTAAGGTATGGTGGGTCCACGTCATCTCATGGAACCGAAGCCGTGACTCAAAGGCAGCTCATGGCCGTTGATGGTGACGGCGGAAGAAATTTGACGGCTACGGAAAGATCAGGTGGCTCCGGTAGCGGTTCCTCCACGCCAAGGCAACGTAGAAG GAAAAACGAAGGAGAAGAACAAACGGTGTTGGTGCCGGCGTTAAGGTCGGGAAACACAGATCTACCACCTGATGATAGCCATACTTGGCGTAAATACGGCCAAAAGGAAATTCTTCACTCAAAGTTTCCtag GGCGTACTATAGATGCACCCACCAAAAGTTATACAATTGTCCAGCCAAGAAGCAAGTCCAACGCCTCAACGACGATCCCTTCACCTTTCGAGTCAATTACCGTGGCTCACACACTTGCCACATCTACTCAACCGCTCCCACCGCTTCTGCTGCTGCCCCCACCGCTCTAATCACAACTACAACCACAACTAGCCATCCCGTTGACTATGGTCCCTTTTTCGACATGGCCGAAGCTATGATGCTTGGTAGCGGCGGTATTGGGGCCAACATGGATTTCATATTTCCTTGCAATGATCCacctcatcatcatcactgtTACCGGAGGTCAGAAGACGGAGACGGAGACAAATAG